One stretch of Manis pentadactyla isolate mManPen7 chromosome 10, mManPen7.hap1, whole genome shotgun sequence DNA includes these proteins:
- the EPHB4 gene encoding ephrin type-B receptor 4 isoform X1 yields the protein MELRVLLCWASLAAALEETLLNTKLETADLKWATFPQVEGQWEELSGLDDEQHSVRTYEVCDVQRAPGLAHWLRTGWVPRRGAVHVYATLRFTMLECLSLLRASRSCKETFTVFYFESDADTATAVTPAWMENPYIKVDTVAAEHLTRKRPGAEATGKVNVKTLRLGPLTKAGFYLAFQDQGACMALLSLHLFYKKCAPLTVNLTHFPETVPRELVVPVAGSCVADAVPAPGPSPSLYCREDGQWAEQPVTGCSCAAGFEATEGSTKCRACAQGTFKPLSGEGSCQPCPANSHSNTIGSPVCQCRIGYFRARTDPRGAPCTMWLPLCPAAPPSAPRSVVSRLNGSSLRLEWSAPLESGGREDLTYALRCRECRPGGSCTPCGGDLTFDPGPRDLVEPWVAIRGLRPDFTYTFEVTAWNGVSSLATGPVPFEAVNVTTDREVPPPVSDIRVTRSSPSSLSLSWAVPRAPSGAVLDYEVKYHEKGTEGPSSVRFLKTSENRAELQGLKRGASYLVQVRARSEAGYGPFGQEHHSQTQLDESESWREQLALIAGTAVVGVVLVLVVIVIAVLCLRKQSNGREAEYSDKHGQYLIGHGTKVYIDPFTYEDPNEAVREFAKEIDVSYVKIEEVIGAGEFGEVCRGRLKAPGKKESCVAIKTLKGGYTERQRREFLSEASIMGQFEHPNIIRLEGVVTNSVPVMILTEFMENGALDSFLRLNDGQFTVIQLVGMLRGIASGMRYLAEMSYVHRDLAARNILVNSNLVCKVSDFGLSRFLEENSSDPTYTSSLGGKIPIRWTAPEAIAFRKFTSASDAWSYGIVMWEVMSFGERPYWDMSNQDVINAIEQDYRLPPPPDCPTSLHQLMLDCWQKDRNARPRFPQVVSALDKMIRNPASLKIVARENGGASHPLLDQRQPHYSAFGSVGEWLRAIKMGRYEESFAAAGFGSFELVSQISTEDLLRIGVTLAGHQKKILASVQHMKSQAKPGAPGGSGAPAPQY from the exons ATGGAGCTCCGGGTTCTGCTCTGCTGGGCTTCGCTCGCAGCAGCTCTAGAAG AGACCCTGCTGAACACAAAACTGGAAACTGCGGATCTGAAGTGGGCGACATTCCCTCAGGTGGAGGGGCAG TGGGAGGAGCTGAGTGGCCTGGATGATGAACAGCACAGCGTTCGCACCTACGAGGTGTGCGATGTGCAGCGGGCGCCGGGTCTGGCACACTGGCTGCGCACGGGCTGGGTCCCGCGGCGAGGAGCCGTGCATGTGTACGCCACCCTGCGCTTCACCATGCTCGAGTGCCTGTCCCTGCTGCGGGCCAGCCGCTCCTGCAAGGAGACCTTCACTGTCTTCTACTTCGAGAGTGATGCTGATACGGCCACAGCTGTCACACCGGCCTGGATGGAGAACCCCTACATCAAG GTGGACACAGTGGCTGCTGAGCACTTGACCCGGAAGCGCcctggggctgaggccactgGGAAGGTGAACGTCAAGACACTGCGTCTGGGCCCTCTCACCAAGGCCGGCTTCTACTTGGCCTTCCAGGACCAGGGCGCCTGCATGGCCCTGCTGTCCCTGCATCTTTTCTACAAGAAGTGTGCCCCGCTGACCGTGAACCTCACTCACTTCCCTGAGACTGTGCCCCGTGAGCTTGTGGTGCCCGTGGCAGGGAGCTGTGTGGCAGACGCTGTCCCTgcccctggccccagccccagtCTCTACTGCCGGGAGgatggccagtgggctgagcagccGGTCACAGGCTGCAGCTGTGCTGCAGGGTTCGAGGCCACAGAGGGAAGTACCAAGTGCCGAG CCTGTGCCCAGGGCACCTTCAAGCCCCTCTCCGGGGAGGGGTCCTGCCAGCCATGCCCAGCCAACAGCCACTCCAACACCATCGGCTCACCAGTCTGCCAGTGCCGCATCGGGTACTTCCGGGCCCGCACAGATCCCCGGGGTGCACCCTGTACCA TGTGGCTGCCTCTGTGTCCCGCAGCGCCTCCGTCTGCTCCAAGAAGTGTGGTTTCCCGCCTGAACGGCTCCTCCCTGCGCCTGGAGTGGAGTGCCCCCCTCGAGTCAGGCGGCCGAGAGGACCTCACCTACGCCCTCCGCTGCCGGGAATGCCGCCCTGGGGGGTCTTGCACGCCCTGTGGAGGGGACCTGACCTTTGACCCCGGCCCCCGGGACCTGGTGGAGCCCTGGGTGGCAATACGTGGACTGCGTCCTGACTTCACCTACACCTTTGAGGTCACCGCCTGGAATGGGGTGTCTTCCTTAGCCACTGGGCCAGTTCCATTTGAGGCTGTGAATGTTACCACTGACCGCGAGG TGCCACCCCCAGTGTCTGACATCCGGGTGACTCGGTCATCGCCCAGCAGCTTGAGCCTGTCTTGGGCTGTTCCCCGGGCACCCAGTGGTGCAGTGCTGGACTACGAGGTTAAGTACCATGAGAAG GGCACAGAGGGCCCCAGCAGCGTGCGGTTCCTGAAGACATCGGAAAACCGAGCAGAGCTGCAGGGGCTGAAGCGAGGAGCCAGTTACCTGGTCCAGGTGCGGGCACGCTCTGAGGCTGGTTACGGGCCCTTCGGCCAGGAGCATCACAGCCAGACCCAGCTGGACG AGAGCGAGAGCTGGCGGGAGCAGCTGGCCCTGATAGCAGGCACAGCGGTCGTGGGTGTGGTGCTGGTCCTGGTGGTCATTGTCATCGCCGTGCTCTGCCTCAG GAAGCAGAGCAATGGGAGAGAAGCTGAATACTCGGACAAGCATGGACAGTATCTCATCGGGCACG GTACTAAGGTCTACATTGACCCCTTCACTTACGAAGACCCTAATGAGGCTGTGAGGGAATTTGCAAAAGAGATCGATGTCTCCTATGTCAAGATCGAGGAGGTGATTGGCGCAG GTGAGTTCGGGGAGGTGTGCCGGGGGCGGCTCAAGGCCCCAGGAAAGAAGGAGAGCTGCGTGGCCATCAAGACCCTGAAGGGAGGCTACACGGAACGGCAGCGGCGGGAGTTCCTGAGTGAAGCATCCATCATGGGCCAATTCGAGCACCCGAACATCATTCGCCTGGAGGGTGTGGTCACCAACAGCGTGCCTGTCATGATCCTCACCGAGTTCATGGAGAACGGCGCCCTGGACTCCTTCTTGAGG CTGAACGATGGACAGTTCACTGTCATCCAGCTGGTAGGCATGTTACGGGGCATTGCCTCTGGCATGCGGTACCTTGCTGAGATGAGCTACGTCCACCGTGACCTGGCTGCCCGCAACATCCTAGTCAACAGCAACCTGGTCTGCAAGGTTTCTGACTTTGGCCTTTCCCGATTCTTGGAGGAGAACTCTTCTGATCCCACCTACACGAGCTCTTTG GGAGGAAAGATTCCCATCCGATGGACAGCCCCCGAGGCCATTGCCTTCCGAAAGTTCACCTCTGCCAGTGATGCCTGGAGCTATGGGATTGTGATGTGGGAGGTCATGTCATTTGGGGAACGGCCATACTGGGATATGAGCAATCAGGAT GTAATCAATGCCATTGAACAGGACTAccggctgcccccacccccagactgCCCCACCTCCCTGCACCAGCTCATGCTGGACTGTTGGCAGAAGGACCGGAATGCACGGCCTCGCTTCCCCCAGGTGGTTAGCGCCCTCGACAAGATGATCCGGAACCCTGCGAGCCTCAAAATTGTAGCCAGGGAGAATGGCGG GGCCTCGCACCCACTCCTGGATCAGCGGCAGCCTCACTACTCAGCCTTTGGCTCCGTGGGTGAGTGGCTTCGAGCCATCAAGATGGGACGATATGAAGAAAGTTTTGCTGCCGCTGGCTTTGGCTCCTTTGAGCTGGTCAGCCAAATCTCCACTGA GGATTTACTTCGAATCGGAGTCACTCTGGCGGGACACCAGAAGAAAATCCTGGCCAGTGTCCAGCACATGAAGTCCCAGGCCAAGCCTGGAGCCCCAGGCGGGTCAGGTGCACCAGCTCCACAGTACTGA
- the EPHB4 gene encoding ephrin type-B receptor 4 isoform X2 — translation MELRVLLCWASLAAALEETLLNTKLETADLKWATFPQVEGQWEELSGLDDEQHSVRTYEVCDVQRAPGLAHWLRTGWVPRRGAVHVYATLRFTMLECLSLLRASRSCKETFTVFYFESDADTATAVTPAWMENPYIKVDTVAAEHLTRKRPGAEATGKVNVKTLRLGPLTKAGFYLAFQDQGACMALLSLHLFYKKCAPLTVNLTHFPETVPRELVVPVAGSCVADAVPAPGPSPSLYCREDGQWAEQPVTGCSCAAGFEATEGSTKCRACAQGTFKPLSGEGSCQPCPANSHSNTIGSPVCQCRIGYFRARTDPRGAPCTTPPSAPRSVVSRLNGSSLRLEWSAPLESGGREDLTYALRCRECRPGGSCTPCGGDLTFDPGPRDLVEPWVAIRGLRPDFTYTFEVTAWNGVSSLATGPVPFEAVNVTTDREVPPPVSDIRVTRSSPSSLSLSWAVPRAPSGAVLDYEVKYHEKGTEGPSSVRFLKTSENRAELQGLKRGASYLVQVRARSEAGYGPFGQEHHSQTQLDESESWREQLALIAGTAVVGVVLVLVVIVIAVLCLRKQSNGREAEYSDKHGQYLIGHGTKVYIDPFTYEDPNEAVREFAKEIDVSYVKIEEVIGAGEFGEVCRGRLKAPGKKESCVAIKTLKGGYTERQRREFLSEASIMGQFEHPNIIRLEGVVTNSVPVMILTEFMENGALDSFLRLNDGQFTVIQLVGMLRGIASGMRYLAEMSYVHRDLAARNILVNSNLVCKVSDFGLSRFLEENSSDPTYTSSLGGKIPIRWTAPEAIAFRKFTSASDAWSYGIVMWEVMSFGERPYWDMSNQDVINAIEQDYRLPPPPDCPTSLHQLMLDCWQKDRNARPRFPQVVSALDKMIRNPASLKIVARENGGASHPLLDQRQPHYSAFGSVGEWLRAIKMGRYEESFAAAGFGSFELVSQISTEDLLRIGVTLAGHQKKILASVQHMKSQAKPGAPGGSGAPAPQY, via the exons ATGGAGCTCCGGGTTCTGCTCTGCTGGGCTTCGCTCGCAGCAGCTCTAGAAG AGACCCTGCTGAACACAAAACTGGAAACTGCGGATCTGAAGTGGGCGACATTCCCTCAGGTGGAGGGGCAG TGGGAGGAGCTGAGTGGCCTGGATGATGAACAGCACAGCGTTCGCACCTACGAGGTGTGCGATGTGCAGCGGGCGCCGGGTCTGGCACACTGGCTGCGCACGGGCTGGGTCCCGCGGCGAGGAGCCGTGCATGTGTACGCCACCCTGCGCTTCACCATGCTCGAGTGCCTGTCCCTGCTGCGGGCCAGCCGCTCCTGCAAGGAGACCTTCACTGTCTTCTACTTCGAGAGTGATGCTGATACGGCCACAGCTGTCACACCGGCCTGGATGGAGAACCCCTACATCAAG GTGGACACAGTGGCTGCTGAGCACTTGACCCGGAAGCGCcctggggctgaggccactgGGAAGGTGAACGTCAAGACACTGCGTCTGGGCCCTCTCACCAAGGCCGGCTTCTACTTGGCCTTCCAGGACCAGGGCGCCTGCATGGCCCTGCTGTCCCTGCATCTTTTCTACAAGAAGTGTGCCCCGCTGACCGTGAACCTCACTCACTTCCCTGAGACTGTGCCCCGTGAGCTTGTGGTGCCCGTGGCAGGGAGCTGTGTGGCAGACGCTGTCCCTgcccctggccccagccccagtCTCTACTGCCGGGAGgatggccagtgggctgagcagccGGTCACAGGCTGCAGCTGTGCTGCAGGGTTCGAGGCCACAGAGGGAAGTACCAAGTGCCGAG CCTGTGCCCAGGGCACCTTCAAGCCCCTCTCCGGGGAGGGGTCCTGCCAGCCATGCCCAGCCAACAGCCACTCCAACACCATCGGCTCACCAGTCTGCCAGTGCCGCATCGGGTACTTCCGGGCCCGCACAGATCCCCGGGGTGCACCCTGTACCA CGCCTCCGTCTGCTCCAAGAAGTGTGGTTTCCCGCCTGAACGGCTCCTCCCTGCGCCTGGAGTGGAGTGCCCCCCTCGAGTCAGGCGGCCGAGAGGACCTCACCTACGCCCTCCGCTGCCGGGAATGCCGCCCTGGGGGGTCTTGCACGCCCTGTGGAGGGGACCTGACCTTTGACCCCGGCCCCCGGGACCTGGTGGAGCCCTGGGTGGCAATACGTGGACTGCGTCCTGACTTCACCTACACCTTTGAGGTCACCGCCTGGAATGGGGTGTCTTCCTTAGCCACTGGGCCAGTTCCATTTGAGGCTGTGAATGTTACCACTGACCGCGAGG TGCCACCCCCAGTGTCTGACATCCGGGTGACTCGGTCATCGCCCAGCAGCTTGAGCCTGTCTTGGGCTGTTCCCCGGGCACCCAGTGGTGCAGTGCTGGACTACGAGGTTAAGTACCATGAGAAG GGCACAGAGGGCCCCAGCAGCGTGCGGTTCCTGAAGACATCGGAAAACCGAGCAGAGCTGCAGGGGCTGAAGCGAGGAGCCAGTTACCTGGTCCAGGTGCGGGCACGCTCTGAGGCTGGTTACGGGCCCTTCGGCCAGGAGCATCACAGCCAGACCCAGCTGGACG AGAGCGAGAGCTGGCGGGAGCAGCTGGCCCTGATAGCAGGCACAGCGGTCGTGGGTGTGGTGCTGGTCCTGGTGGTCATTGTCATCGCCGTGCTCTGCCTCAG GAAGCAGAGCAATGGGAGAGAAGCTGAATACTCGGACAAGCATGGACAGTATCTCATCGGGCACG GTACTAAGGTCTACATTGACCCCTTCACTTACGAAGACCCTAATGAGGCTGTGAGGGAATTTGCAAAAGAGATCGATGTCTCCTATGTCAAGATCGAGGAGGTGATTGGCGCAG GTGAGTTCGGGGAGGTGTGCCGGGGGCGGCTCAAGGCCCCAGGAAAGAAGGAGAGCTGCGTGGCCATCAAGACCCTGAAGGGAGGCTACACGGAACGGCAGCGGCGGGAGTTCCTGAGTGAAGCATCCATCATGGGCCAATTCGAGCACCCGAACATCATTCGCCTGGAGGGTGTGGTCACCAACAGCGTGCCTGTCATGATCCTCACCGAGTTCATGGAGAACGGCGCCCTGGACTCCTTCTTGAGG CTGAACGATGGACAGTTCACTGTCATCCAGCTGGTAGGCATGTTACGGGGCATTGCCTCTGGCATGCGGTACCTTGCTGAGATGAGCTACGTCCACCGTGACCTGGCTGCCCGCAACATCCTAGTCAACAGCAACCTGGTCTGCAAGGTTTCTGACTTTGGCCTTTCCCGATTCTTGGAGGAGAACTCTTCTGATCCCACCTACACGAGCTCTTTG GGAGGAAAGATTCCCATCCGATGGACAGCCCCCGAGGCCATTGCCTTCCGAAAGTTCACCTCTGCCAGTGATGCCTGGAGCTATGGGATTGTGATGTGGGAGGTCATGTCATTTGGGGAACGGCCATACTGGGATATGAGCAATCAGGAT GTAATCAATGCCATTGAACAGGACTAccggctgcccccacccccagactgCCCCACCTCCCTGCACCAGCTCATGCTGGACTGTTGGCAGAAGGACCGGAATGCACGGCCTCGCTTCCCCCAGGTGGTTAGCGCCCTCGACAAGATGATCCGGAACCCTGCGAGCCTCAAAATTGTAGCCAGGGAGAATGGCGG GGCCTCGCACCCACTCCTGGATCAGCGGCAGCCTCACTACTCAGCCTTTGGCTCCGTGGGTGAGTGGCTTCGAGCCATCAAGATGGGACGATATGAAGAAAGTTTTGCTGCCGCTGGCTTTGGCTCCTTTGAGCTGGTCAGCCAAATCTCCACTGA GGATTTACTTCGAATCGGAGTCACTCTGGCGGGACACCAGAAGAAAATCCTGGCCAGTGTCCAGCACATGAAGTCCCAGGCCAAGCCTGGAGCCCCAGGCGGGTCAGGTGCACCAGCTCCACAGTACTGA